AGACGCGCTTTCTCAACGGCAAGGGTCGCCGCACCGCTGTTCTAATCGCTGGTCAGCGTGGCGAGTGTTTGGCCAGGTGAAACGGTCTGCCCAGGACGAACGGCAATGGTTTTCACGACGCCCGGTGCGACAGCGACAATATCGGTAATGCCAGATTTCTTAACCTGAGCTGAAACGGTCACTCGTCCCTGATCACTTCCAACGGTAAAGATCCGAGAAGTCTTGGTCATTTTTTCTGGGAGGGTCACTTCCGCTTTTGGGGCGCGAAGCCAGTGGGCGAAAGCAATCGTCGCAAACAGAATGACAACGACGGTCAAGAAACTGAGAATTGGCCGATTTTCGAGCCTGGT
This is a stretch of genomic DNA from Candidatus Moraniibacteriota bacterium. It encodes these proteins:
- a CDS encoding biotin/lipoyl-binding protein, yielding MFKALFTRLENRPILSFLTVVVILFATIAFAHWLRAPKAEVTLPEKMTKTSRIFTVGSDQGRVTVSAQVKKSGITDIVAVAPGVVKTIAVRPGQTVSPGQTLATLTSD